The proteins below come from a single Aegilops tauschii subsp. strangulata cultivar AL8/78 chromosome 6, Aet v6.0, whole genome shotgun sequence genomic window:
- the LOC109755110 gene encoding protein FAR1-RELATED SEQUENCE 1-like, which yields MVPKPPYVGQRFDSFEDAKEFYLTYAKFHGFAVNSEYHRKIKETNEYSRCEMRCYKARRNKKGKGVAHVVPERKRGIIVKTECPVRCKLNVDGARWVVTEYFDEHNHKLIKKFDLVKFLTAHRGFTPLEKKFIKLLHDCNVGPSRMVQLLSLIHSKNGTLSRMPYIPADVTNLKAKYRRESRWHIIKKAEETLGPFFADRPDLHEAFELCVDHSLTVEEFERSWMAMIETYKVQDNETLASLWQKRMYWVLAYFMHCFFPFLQTTQRSEGFNAVLKRYVSPGNSLLQFAKQYTALQQKILGSELQQEANTAPNQPKLLTYLSMERQMSKTYTNKIFNK from the exons ATGGTACCTAAGCCACCGTATGTTGGGCAGAGGTTTGATTCGTTTGAAGATGCAAAGGAATTCTACCTGACATATGCAAAGTTCCATGGGTTTGCGGTCAACAGCGAATACCATAGGAAAATTAAAGAAACTAACGAGTACAGCAGATGTGAGATGAGGTGCTACAAGGCACGAAGGAACAAGAAGGGTAAAGGTGTTGCGCATGTCGTGCCGGAACGAAAGAGAGGTATCATTGTCAAGACGGAATGCCCTGTCCGGTGTAAGCTGAATGTAGATGGAGCACGGTGGGTGGTCACTGAATATTTTGATGAGCACAACCACAAACTCATAAAGAAGTTTGACCTGGTAAAATTTCTGACCGCCCACAGAGGATTCACCCCACTCGAGAAGAAATTCATAAAGCTGCTACATGATTGTAACGTCGGTCCATCAAGAATGGTCCAGCTACTGTCTCTCATCCACAGCAAAAATGGGACTCTGAGTAGAATGCCGTACATACCAGCAGACGTCACAAACCTAAAGGCAAAGTACCGTAGGGAGAGCAG GTGGCACATTATAAAGAAGGCTGAGGAGACGCTAGGACCGTTCTTTGCTGACCGTCCGGATCTGCACGAGGCATTCGAGTTGTGTGTGGACCATAGCTTGACGGTGGAGGAGTTTGAACGGAGCTGGATGGCTATGATTGAAACATATAAAGTCCAAGACAACGAGACGCTTGCTAGCCTGTGGCAGAAGCGAATGTACTGGGTGCTGGCCTACTTCATGCACTGCTTCTTCCCATTTCTGCAGACTACGCAGCGCAGTGAGGGGTTCAATGCTGTTCTGAAGCGGTACGTGAGCCCTGGCAACTCATTGCTACAGTTTGCCAAGCAATATACGGCTTTGCAACAAAAAATACTGGGATCTGAGCTACAGCAAGAAGCAAACACCGCGCCAAATCAGCCTAAATtgctaacatatttatcaatggaGAGGCAGATGAGCAAGACATATACCAACAAGATTTTTAACAAGTAA
- the LOC109755118 gene encoding uncharacterized protein, which yields MAFKTLQAPPSLARPDSCSFSPSNSKSYFYQPKPHSRPQARIATKNRLQSSPVLKCRANPRGRIDEVVQSHQDHQTTEIPILLYQSVVFPGQTLPLQTVEFRYRIMMQTLLLQEGHSFGIIYSSRKDSRMADVGCMVHIVQCDKLVNDRFFLTCVGGDRFRVLEVVRTKPYVIARVQVLKDRDSPDSSNLGCLMQQVEGRLKDVTMLSEKLSWKLMGDKARQLSRMHSPESFSLVVARLFVEDRSEQQWLLGLDDTAQRLVRERMYLQQRSKYLAAVAAIRDAFGQLSCNEKQ from the coding sequence ATGGCCTTTAAGACTCTGCAAGCTCCACCCAGTTTAGCAAGGCCAGACAGTTGCAGCTTCAGTCCCTCCAACTCCAAGTCTTATTTTTATCAACCAAAACCTCACTCAAGACCGCAAGCAAGAATCGCCACCAAGAATCGCCTTCAGAGTTCACCAGTCCTGAAATGCAGAGCCAATCCGCGTGGCCGCATCGACGAGGTTGTCCAGTCCCATCAGGATCATCAGACTACTGAGATTCCCATACTTCTGTACCAATCGGTCGTTTTCCCTGGCCAGACGCTGCCGCTGCAGACGGTTGAGTTCAGATACCGCATCATGATGCAGACACTACTACTCCAGGAAGGCCACAGCTTTGGTATCATCTACTCCAGCAGGAAAGACAGTAGGATGGCCGATGTTGGATGCATGGTCCATATCGTTCAGTGCGATAAGCTCGTCAATGACCGCTTCTTCCTGACGTGCGTCGGCGGAGACCGGTTCCGTGTCCTGGAGGTCGTCAGAACAAAGCCCTATGTCATCGCAAGAGTCCAGGTACTGAAAGACAGAGACTCGCCTGATTCAAGTAACCTGGGGTGCCTGATGCAGCAGGTGGAAGGGCGCCTGAAGGATGTGACAATGCTTTCAGAGAAGCTCAGCTGGAAACTAATGGGAGACAAGGCTAGGCAGCTCAGCAGGATGCATTCTCCGGAGTCTTTCTCCTTGGTCGTCGCTCGGTTGTTTGTCGAAGATCGTTCAGAGCAGCAATGGTTGCTCGGGTTAGATGACACAGCACAGCGACTGGTGAGAGAACGAATGTATCTTCAACAGAGGAGCAAGTACCTGGCAGCCGTAGCGGCGATCAGGGACGCCTTTGGGCAACTGTCCTGCAATGAGAAGCAGTAG